In the genome of Desulfitobacterium chlororespirans DSM 11544, one region contains:
- a CDS encoding molybdopterin-dependent oxidoreductase, with amino-acid sequence MANLIDKAKNYTMNRRRFLGWTATVTAGAAAAVTLPGCGLTAVDSTTASADLAGKEGEWIPVACWHNCGGRCSNKAYVVEGVVVRQKTDDTHQDTPDYPQQRGCNRGRSQRMQVFGVDRLKYPMKRKNWEPGGGKKELRGRDEWVRISWDEAYELVASEINRIKDQYGNRSIFASNAGDFGRLLSLAGGYIGSWGTSSWGSWRWGPEKFGMAEGFFEQSINDRMDLRNSELIVIVGGNSSWSAGGNPTYHYLQAKKAGAEFVFIDPIYSDTVELLDAEWLPVMPSTDHALFLGMAYTLLKEDNPTTNPLVDWDFLNKYTVGFDSDHMPEGADPKENFKDYVLGTYDNTPKTPEWAAELCGVSADRIRDLALKIAKKDRVALFTAWGPARTHNSDSWPQMFMTFGAMTGNMGRSGAMTGVSCHYATANGGPSLIPPGANGLPAVANPIKETINDNEMWLAILDGHYVAGKGDVRDVNIQMIYHGPEAHLQTRSGQTKGIEAHRHVEFVLSTSHFLTTNSKFADIVLPVTTEWEKAGGFGSFINREALVFWRQVSEPLYEAKSDIRIAYELAEKMGLDAKKVLPIDEKQMFYNQIAGAKVVGADGKTMETLVTLTEADIKEIGAAGTPQQGRISYQELKTKGVYQIERKPGDNFGFIAYEDFVKDPVANPLKTASGKLEIHCQALVDFVNGKGFTEIRPIPTYNPAVEGYQATYKDFKNKVKGDYPLQVINPHYLRRSHSIFDNVSWLREAWPNPVFLAAKDAVERGIKEGDTVLIFSSHGKTLRPAHIVEWIAPGVVGLPHGTWVEIDEKTQVDKAGSDNILTGPIPTGQGIGAWNSTICQVEKWNGEPLEEDVKWPHRIVL; translated from the coding sequence GTGGCTAATCTCATTGATAAAGCAAAGAATTATACAATGAACAGAAGACGTTTTCTGGGATGGACAGCAACCGTGACAGCCGGAGCGGCAGCAGCGGTGACCCTTCCCGGGTGCGGATTGACTGCTGTAGATTCCACCACAGCTTCAGCGGATCTGGCTGGAAAAGAAGGGGAATGGATACCGGTAGCCTGCTGGCATAACTGTGGAGGCCGTTGCTCCAACAAAGCCTATGTGGTGGAGGGTGTGGTGGTTCGTCAAAAAACCGATGACACTCACCAGGATACTCCCGACTATCCTCAACAAAGAGGTTGTAACCGGGGACGTTCCCAAAGAATGCAGGTATTCGGCGTGGATCGCCTTAAGTACCCCATGAAGCGGAAGAATTGGGAACCAGGCGGCGGCAAAAAAGAACTCCGCGGCCGGGATGAATGGGTCCGTATTTCCTGGGATGAAGCTTATGAACTCGTCGCCAGTGAAATCAACCGCATTAAAGATCAGTACGGCAACCGCAGTATCTTTGCTTCCAATGCCGGTGATTTCGGCCGACTCCTTTCCTTAGCCGGAGGATATATCGGTTCCTGGGGAACCAGCTCCTGGGGATCCTGGCGCTGGGGTCCTGAAAAATTCGGTATGGCCGAAGGATTTTTTGAGCAAAGTATCAACGACCGGATGGATCTGCGCAATTCTGAGCTGATCGTCATCGTCGGCGGCAACTCTTCCTGGAGTGCCGGTGGCAATCCCACCTATCACTATCTCCAGGCTAAAAAAGCCGGAGCAGAATTTGTTTTCATCGATCCTATCTACTCCGATACCGTGGAATTGCTGGATGCTGAGTGGCTTCCTGTTATGCCCAGTACAGACCATGCCCTGTTTTTAGGAATGGCCTATACCCTGCTGAAAGAGGATAACCCCACCACCAATCCATTGGTTGACTGGGATTTCTTAAACAAGTACACTGTCGGTTTTGACAGCGATCATATGCCGGAGGGTGCGGATCCTAAAGAGAACTTTAAGGATTATGTCCTCGGCACCTATGACAACACACCGAAAACCCCGGAATGGGCAGCAGAACTTTGCGGAGTATCTGCTGACAGAATCCGCGACTTAGCCTTAAAGATTGCTAAAAAAGATCGCGTAGCCCTCTTCACAGCTTGGGGACCGGCTCGTACCCATAATTCCGACTCCTGGCCGCAAATGTTCATGACCTTCGGCGCTATGACCGGCAACATGGGCAGATCCGGCGCTATGACCGGAGTAAGCTGCCACTATGCCACAGCCAATGGCGGCCCCAGTCTTATTCCACCCGGAGCTAATGGACTCCCTGCTGTGGCTAACCCCATTAAAGAAACCATCAACGATAATGAAATGTGGCTGGCTATCCTTGACGGACACTATGTGGCCGGAAAAGGCGATGTCCGGGATGTCAATATCCAAATGATCTACCATGGCCCGGAAGCCCACCTCCAAACCCGTTCTGGTCAAACCAAGGGAATTGAAGCTCACCGTCATGTGGAGTTTGTTCTTTCCACCAGCCATTTCTTAACCACCAACAGTAAGTTTGCCGATATCGTGCTTCCAGTGACTACGGAATGGGAAAAAGCCGGCGGTTTCGGCAGCTTCATCAACCGGGAGGCTCTCGTTTTCTGGCGTCAAGTTAGCGAACCCCTTTATGAAGCGAAAAGCGATATTCGCATTGCTTATGAATTAGCTGAGAAAATGGGCCTGGATGCCAAAAAGGTTCTGCCCATCGACGAAAAACAAATGTTCTACAACCAAATCGCCGGAGCTAAGGTAGTTGGTGCCGATGGTAAAACCATGGAGACTTTGGTGACCTTGACTGAAGCCGATATCAAAGAAATTGGCGCTGCCGGAACTCCCCAACAGGGCCGCATCTCCTATCAGGAGCTGAAGACGAAAGGGGTTTACCAGATCGAGCGCAAGCCCGGAGATAATTTTGGTTTCATCGCTTATGAAGACTTTGTCAAAGACCCTGTGGCCAATCCGCTTAAAACGGCCAGCGGTAAACTGGAAATTCATTGTCAGGCTTTGGTTGATTTCGTCAACGGCAAAGGGTTCACTGAAATCCGCCCCATTCCCACCTACAATCCCGCAGTGGAAGGCTATCAAGCAACCTATAAAGACTTCAAGAATAAAGTCAAAGGGGATTATCCTCTACAGGTGATCAATCCTCACTACCTGAGACGTTCCCACAGTATCTTCGATAATGTATCCTGGCTGAGAGAAGCATGGCCCAACCCTGTCTTCTTGGCTGCTAAGGATGCGGTCGAACGGGGCATCAAAGAAGGGGACACCGTCCTTATCTTCAGCAGTCATGGTAAAACCTTACGTCCTGCCCATATCGTCGAATGGATTGCCCCGGGAGTCGTCGGTCTGCCCCATGGAACATGGGTAGAAATCGATGAAAAGACTCAAGTGGATAAAGCGGGATCGGATAATATCCTTACCGGACCTATTCCCACCGGACAAGGAATCGGTGCTTGGAACTCCACCATTTGCCAAGTTGAAAAATGGAACGGAGAACCTTTGGAAGAAGACGTAAAATGGCCCCATCGGATCGTTTTATAG
- a CDS encoding TorD/DmsD family molecular chaperone, with product MNKNNISQIEPLLETRAFIYDVLRRAFLQEPTLEFLTFLNDGSLLENFPFQEEQQDIREGVEQILALIHEKDLTKAEVFDSLHWDYTRMFIGPDRLPAPLWESAYLSKERLLFQEQTLKVRQAYLKYQFLPRNFMQEADDHLGLELDFMYQLTVQARQAMNEGNIEKLQQIFTDQKDFLENHLLQWVPELALKIRENAQSSFYPGIAKILKGFLTLDLEALEELMDSTQCCVK from the coding sequence ATGAACAAAAACAATATTTCACAGATTGAACCCTTACTTGAAACCCGAGCCTTTATTTATGATGTATTACGAAGAGCTTTTCTGCAGGAACCTACTCTTGAATTTCTCACCTTTTTAAATGATGGAAGTTTACTTGAGAATTTTCCTTTTCAGGAGGAGCAGCAAGATATCAGAGAAGGCGTAGAGCAAATTCTTGCCTTGATCCATGAGAAGGATTTAACAAAAGCGGAGGTTTTTGATTCCCTGCATTGGGATTATACCCGTATGTTCATCGGCCCTGACCGGCTCCCTGCTCCACTTTGGGAATCAGCCTATCTGAGCAAAGAAAGGCTTCTTTTCCAAGAACAGACTCTCAAAGTTCGGCAGGCCTATCTCAAGTATCAATTCCTGCCCAGAAATTTTATGCAGGAAGCCGATGATCATCTTGGGCTGGAGCTGGACTTTATGTATCAGCTCACTGTGCAGGCCCGGCAAGCCATGAATGAAGGGAATATAGAGAAACTGCAGCAGATCTTTACCGATCAAAAAGATTTTTTAGAAAACCATTTACTGCAGTGGGTTCCTGAATTGGCCCTTAAGATCAGGGAAAATGCTCAATCCAGTTTTTATCCTGGCATCGCTAAGATTCTTAAAGGATTCCTGACTTTGGATCTAGAGGCTCTTGAAGAGCTTATGGATAGTACTCAGTGTTGTGTGAAATAA
- a CDS encoding 4Fe-4S dicluster domain-containing protein, with translation MTKLSTKGFLFNVDRCIGCHSCVLACKNENKTAAGVSWRRVTNTGEGHYLSISCNHCSSPECFRVCPEHAYIKRRDGIVLIDSNRCAGCQTCVGACPYGAPQFDPVADRTSKCDYCIDRQKAGLLPACVTACPTGALQVHEFDKYNEKDTVPTVEGFPDIRLTKPSIRFYPPKEKKRYWLKN, from the coding sequence ATGACCAAGCTCAGCACCAAAGGGTTTCTTTTCAATGTGGATCGCTGCATTGGCTGCCATTCCTGTGTCCTCGCCTGCAAAAATGAAAACAAGACAGCGGCTGGAGTATCCTGGCGCCGGGTCACCAACACTGGTGAAGGGCACTACCTCTCCATTTCCTGCAATCACTGCTCAAGTCCGGAATGTTTTCGGGTCTGTCCGGAGCATGCCTATATTAAAAGAAGGGATGGCATCGTGCTTATCGATTCCAATCGCTGTGCAGGCTGCCAAACCTGTGTAGGAGCCTGCCCTTATGGGGCGCCCCAGTTCGACCCCGTCGCCGACAGAACCAGCAAATGCGATTACTGCATTGACCGGCAAAAGGCCGGCCTGCTTCCGGCCTGCGTCACCGCTTGCCCGACCGGAGCCCTGCAAGTCCATGAGTTTGATAAATATAATGAGAAGGATACGGTGCCGACGGTGGAAGGATTTCCGGATATCCGGCTCACCAAACCTTCTATACGCTTTTATCCTCCTAAAGAAAAAAAACGGTATTGGCTTAAAAATTAA
- a CDS encoding molybdopterin-containing oxidoreductase family protein yields MAKQIFHNVCPRNCYGTCGILSTVENGKLLKVEGNPKHSYTRGRLCAKGYAYTEYVYSPRRLKYPLRQFPRGSGNWQRLSWDEALELIASKMIELHDRYGSNLACGYNKFSGNLGILHYATEGMFRGLGSYTKVHGDLCLSAGGDALNYNRGQGELLRDPEDMAKARGIVLWGVNPARTAVHQWNFINRARDKGAKLLVVDTLFTPTAAQGDSYLQIRPGTDGLLAMAALKYLWQMDRLDMDYIQEHVHGWDVFASYLQEEVSLEEASAITGVPLEGIRELAEIYLESPCATWVGFGLQRYSNGGQSVRGIDALVTLTKNQNQQGGGLYYFNFLDIFPLHIKNFPRPTEQEKASVRSLNIIHFAQEALALENPPLKLLWLAGHNPFSQGQNFQYWQKLVNQLELMVVVDLFMNETTAQADIVLPAASPFEEYDLHAGYWHQWISINQKAIPPFYEARSDLEIARSLTQVLNKLRPGFSSFPWQLSALDWIEGELTPEIRERLEIDTWQELLEGPRKYRLNGVARDGQSYPTETGKFQLMSKDAKENQLPALVRFQEQRIEPPYPLRLLTPQSLLRLHSQYRELSWLNLEEKTDTVEINPLDAEQRGLKAKDHVIVFNDRGSCSRRVEISAYLPQGVVVMTQGETTNQLLTGQNTDMGIHTTGARGAALYDSWVEVKKK; encoded by the coding sequence ATGGCTAAGCAAATTTTCCATAATGTCTGCCCTCGTAATTGTTATGGAACTTGCGGGATTCTCTCCACTGTGGAAAACGGGAAGCTCCTTAAGGTTGAGGGGAATCCTAAGCATAGTTATACTCGCGGCCGGCTCTGTGCCAAGGGCTATGCCTACACGGAATATGTCTACAGCCCGCGGCGTCTGAAGTATCCTTTGCGCCAATTCCCCAGAGGTTCAGGGAATTGGCAGCGCCTAAGCTGGGATGAGGCCTTGGAGCTCATAGCCTCAAAAATGATCGAGCTTCACGACCGTTACGGTTCGAATCTGGCCTGCGGCTATAATAAATTCTCCGGCAACCTGGGAATTCTCCATTACGCCACGGAAGGAATGTTCAGGGGCCTGGGATCATACACCAAGGTCCATGGTGATTTATGCTTGTCGGCCGGAGGGGATGCACTGAACTATAATCGGGGCCAGGGGGAGCTGCTGCGGGATCCCGAGGATATGGCCAAAGCCAGGGGCATTGTGCTGTGGGGAGTTAATCCTGCCCGTACTGCTGTCCATCAGTGGAATTTTATCAATCGGGCCAGAGATAAAGGGGCTAAGCTGTTGGTCGTCGACACCTTGTTTACCCCCACGGCTGCTCAAGGAGACAGTTACCTGCAGATTCGGCCGGGTACCGACGGGCTGCTGGCTATGGCCGCTCTCAAATATTTATGGCAAATGGATCGCCTGGATATGGATTATATTCAAGAGCATGTTCATGGCTGGGATGTTTTTGCAAGCTATCTGCAGGAGGAGGTTTCTCTTGAAGAAGCCAGTGCCATCACCGGAGTGCCTCTTGAGGGAATCAGAGAGTTGGCTGAAATATATCTGGAATCGCCCTGCGCTACCTGGGTAGGATTTGGTCTGCAGCGTTATTCCAATGGGGGCCAGAGCGTACGGGGCATCGATGCCTTGGTTACTTTAACCAAGAATCAGAACCAACAAGGCGGGGGATTATACTATTTTAATTTCCTCGATATCTTTCCCCTTCATATTAAAAACTTTCCCCGTCCCACCGAGCAGGAAAAGGCCTCTGTACGAAGCCTCAATATTATCCATTTTGCTCAAGAGGCTCTGGCTTTGGAAAATCCTCCCCTCAAGCTCCTCTGGCTGGCAGGCCATAATCCTTTCAGCCAGGGCCAGAATTTTCAATATTGGCAAAAGCTCGTCAACCAATTGGAGCTCATGGTGGTGGTGGATTTGTTCATGAATGAAACCACGGCCCAGGCCGACATCGTTTTGCCCGCGGCCAGCCCTTTTGAAGAGTATGATCTGCATGCCGGCTACTGGCACCAATGGATCTCCATCAATCAAAAGGCTATCCCGCCTTTTTACGAAGCGCGCAGTGACCTGGAGATCGCCCGCAGCCTGACCCAAGTTCTGAACAAGCTCCGGCCCGGTTTTTCCAGCTTTCCCTGGCAATTAAGCGCTTTGGACTGGATTGAAGGAGAGCTGACCCCGGAGATCAGGGAACGATTGGAGATCGACACTTGGCAGGAGCTCCTTGAGGGCCCCCGCAAATATAGACTGAACGGGGTGGCCAGGGATGGCCAAAGCTATCCTACGGAGACCGGAAAATTCCAGCTGATGTCCAAAGACGCCAAAGAGAACCAGTTGCCCGCCTTGGTGCGTTTTCAGGAACAAAGGATTGAACCGCCTTATCCTTTGCGTTTGCTCACCCCCCAGAGCTTGTTGAGGCTTCACTCCCAATATCGGGAGTTAAGCTGGCTGAACCTTGAGGAAAAGACGGACACCGTGGAGATCAACCCTCTGGACGCAGAGCAGCGGGGACTCAAAGCCAAAGATCATGTCATAGTATTTAATGATCGGGGCTCCTGTTCTCGAAGAGTGGAAATTAGTGCTTACCTCCCACAGGGAGTTGTAGTCATGACTCAGGGGGAAACCACCAACCAATTGCTGACCGGGCAAAATACGGATATGGGGATTCATACGACGGGAGCCCGTGGGGCAGCCCTCTATGATTCCTGGGTAGAGGTGAAAAAGAAATGA
- a CDS encoding PucR family transcriptional regulator translates to MMVEESLQLQNELLNKLVQGGGLKELADSAAHFVHREVMIANTSNRVLESTFSEGFSQGEFFAVLPLQPPVPGRAQLQAGGKKMEALVVELSHGTKRLGFLFICDPGADEDNRLKVLIHQARNVFVLELQKRAELLENSRNYQDAFLFDLLYGNIEDNEDIIARGQLWGWDLSLPHVVTAFELEDYESYSQDHYLVTTLHDIIQSVVQSLDKTVILMEKNEEVVLALPVEARKRRDFKAYLNMIINQVLAQAEERLAPRVIRVGVGRRYEQPSELFRSYQEAKVAVKLSVLLKDKGPIVYFRELGVERILYSHDKQELLEFYREILAELEVQDKQKNELIETLESYLVHHCDLKATADALFLHPNSLRYRLKRIEEILDLDLEDFDTRVSLVIAFKIKHLIHSKERI, encoded by the coding sequence ATGATGGTCGAAGAATCCTTGCAACTGCAAAACGAACTATTGAATAAGCTGGTTCAGGGTGGTGGTCTTAAAGAGCTTGCCGACAGCGCTGCTCATTTTGTTCACAGAGAAGTTATGATCGCCAACACGTCAAACCGGGTTTTGGAATCCACCTTCAGTGAAGGATTCAGCCAAGGGGAATTCTTCGCTGTCTTGCCTCTCCAGCCTCCTGTTCCTGGACGAGCTCAACTCCAGGCCGGGGGGAAAAAGATGGAGGCTCTGGTTGTTGAGCTTAGTCATGGCACCAAACGCTTGGGCTTTCTGTTTATATGCGATCCGGGAGCCGATGAAGACAACCGGCTTAAAGTGCTGATTCATCAGGCGCGCAATGTCTTTGTTCTGGAACTGCAAAAAAGGGCGGAGCTTTTGGAGAACAGCCGCAACTATCAGGATGCTTTTCTGTTTGATTTGCTCTATGGCAATATTGAAGATAATGAGGATATTATCGCCAGAGGCCAGCTGTGGGGCTGGGATTTAAGTCTGCCCCATGTGGTCACAGCCTTTGAGCTGGAGGATTACGAGTCCTATTCTCAGGATCATTATCTTGTCACCACCCTTCATGACATTATTCAATCCGTAGTTCAATCCCTGGATAAAACGGTGATTCTTATGGAGAAAAACGAAGAAGTCGTCTTAGCCCTGCCTGTTGAAGCCAGAAAGCGCCGTGATTTTAAGGCGTATTTAAATATGATCATCAATCAAGTGCTGGCTCAGGCAGAAGAACGCCTGGCACCCCGGGTGATTCGGGTGGGAGTGGGCAGGAGATATGAGCAGCCTTCAGAACTATTTCGCAGCTATCAGGAGGCAAAGGTAGCCGTTAAGCTTAGTGTCCTCCTTAAAGATAAAGGCCCCATCGTTTATTTTCGGGAACTGGGAGTAGAAAGAATTCTTTACAGCCATGATAAACAGGAATTGCTGGAGTTCTATCGGGAGATTTTAGCCGAGCTGGAAGTTCAGGATAAGCAAAAAAATGAGCTGATCGAAACCCTGGAGAGCTATCTTGTGCATCATTGTGATTTGAAGGCTACGGCCGACGCTCTTTTCCTTCATCCCAACTCCCTTCGCTATCGGCTCAAACGGATCGAGGAGATTTTGGATCTGGATCTGGAGGATTTTGATACCAGGGTATCTCTGGTCATCGCCTTTAAGATCAAACATTTAATCCATTCTAAGGAGAGGATATAA
- a CDS encoding DUF1847 domain-containing protein → MTQEDKKLSCTDCALLNCHKKDKIFPQFCLTTHTPEETIEGINELYRKDDLVAKLSNAAAEIEGTYYGKLTRVEEIIAFAKRIGAKKIGIATCVGLMSEAKIFTKILKAKGLESYGIICKVGAVDKTQVGVPEELKVNKGCHESLCNPVLQATLLNEEKTDLNVIVGLCVGHDSLFIKYSEAPVTTLITKDRVLGHNPAAALYASGFYYRRLLQEGDL, encoded by the coding sequence ATGACTCAAGAGGATAAAAAGTTGAGCTGCACGGATTGTGCACTTTTAAATTGCCATAAGAAAGATAAGATCTTTCCTCAATTCTGTTTAACAACCCATACCCCTGAAGAAACCATCGAGGGGATCAATGAACTGTACCGTAAGGACGACTTGGTGGCCAAACTCTCCAATGCGGCCGCCGAAATCGAAGGGACCTATTATGGCAAACTCACCCGGGTGGAAGAAATCATTGCCTTTGCCAAACGAATCGGGGCGAAAAAGATCGGCATAGCTACCTGTGTGGGGCTGATGAGCGAAGCCAAAATCTTTACCAAGATTCTTAAAGCAAAGGGATTGGAAAGCTACGGTATCATCTGTAAAGTAGGTGCGGTGGACAAAACCCAAGTGGGGGTGCCTGAAGAACTCAAGGTGAATAAGGGATGTCATGAGTCCTTATGCAACCCTGTCCTGCAAGCCACTCTTCTTAATGAAGAAAAAACCGATCTGAATGTGATCGTAGGGCTATGTGTAGGGCATGATTCCCTGTTTATCAAATATTCCGAAGCTCCTGTTACCACACTGATCACCAAAGACAGAGTGTTGGGGCATAATCCGGCGGCAGCTTTATACGCCAGCGGCTTTTACTACAGAAGATTGCTCCAGGAAGGTGACCTTTAA
- a CDS encoding DUF1015 domain-containing protein has translation MARIRPFQAIRPREDVASKVAALPYDVYNREEALEEIKKEPHSFLKVDRPETHFPKDFDPYHPQVYAKAAEVLQGMIQEGIFIRETKPCYYIYELTMQGRAQTGLVGCAAIDDYLQDVIKKHELTREDKELDRINHVDVCNVQTGPIFLAYRAQAGINEVMERVKQGAPLYDFIAPDGVRHAAWVIAEERDIEKITAGFAEIQSIYIADGHHRTASAVKVGLKRREEHPNYTGQEEFNFFLSVLFPHDQLMILDYNRVVKDLNGLSKAEFMEEVKKSFELEEIGNTPYQPEEKATFGMVLEGTWYKLKAREEIRSTDPVEGLDVSLLQNHLLTPILQIKDIRTDKRIDFVGGIRGLQELERRTGSDMKCGFSLYPTSIQELFAVSDAGRLMPPKSTWFEPKLRSGLFIHEL, from the coding sequence TTGGCAAGGATTAGGCCCTTTCAAGCCATAAGACCCAGGGAAGATGTAGCGAGCAAAGTTGCCGCCCTCCCTTACGATGTCTACAACCGGGAAGAAGCTCTTGAAGAAATCAAAAAGGAGCCCCACTCTTTTTTGAAGGTGGATCGTCCGGAGACTCACTTTCCGAAGGATTTCGATCCTTACCATCCTCAGGTCTATGCCAAAGCTGCCGAGGTTCTGCAGGGGATGATTCAAGAAGGGATCTTCATCCGGGAAACCAAACCCTGCTATTATATCTATGAGCTTACCATGCAGGGAAGAGCTCAAACCGGTTTGGTAGGCTGTGCCGCCATTGATGATTATCTCCAGGATGTGATTAAAAAGCACGAATTGACCAGGGAAGACAAAGAACTGGATCGCATCAACCATGTGGATGTCTGCAATGTCCAGACAGGCCCCATCTTTTTAGCTTACCGTGCCCAGGCCGGGATCAATGAAGTGATGGAGAGAGTCAAACAGGGTGCGCCTCTCTATGACTTTATAGCCCCAGATGGCGTAAGACACGCGGCTTGGGTGATCGCAGAGGAGCGGGATATAGAGAAGATTACCGCAGGGTTTGCGGAAATCCAAAGCATCTATATCGCCGATGGCCATCATCGCACCGCCTCCGCCGTCAAGGTGGGGTTGAAACGCAGAGAAGAACATCCCAACTATACGGGCCAGGAAGAGTTTAACTTCTTCCTCTCCGTGCTCTTTCCTCACGATCAGCTGATGATTCTGGACTATAACCGGGTGGTCAAAGATCTGAATGGCTTAAGCAAGGCGGAGTTCATGGAAGAGGTTAAAAAGTCCTTTGAACTGGAGGAAATCGGGAATACTCCCTATCAGCCTGAGGAGAAAGCCACCTTTGGCATGGTGCTGGAGGGAACCTGGTATAAGCTGAAAGCCCGGGAGGAGATCCGTTCAACGGATCCTGTCGAGGGACTGGATGTGTCTTTGCTCCAGAATCACCTCTTAACCCCGATTCTGCAGATTAAGGATATCCGCACGGATAAACGCATTGATTTTGTGGGCGGAATCCGCGGCTTGCAGGAACTGGAAAGAAGAACCGGCAGTGATATGAAATGCGGCTTTTCCCTATATCCCACCTCCATTCAAGAGCTTTTTGCCGTATCGGATGCCGGACGGCTGATGCCTCCCAAATCCACCTGGTTTGAGCCCAAGCTGCGCAGCGGCTTATTTATCCACGAACTGTAA
- a CDS encoding phosphoglycerate dehydrogenase yields MFKINCLNNISQAGLKLFTEHYVDVDRYEDANGILVRSTSMHDLELTPNIEAIARAGAGVNNIPLDKCAEKGIVVFNTPGANANGVKEMVIATMIMAARNLVGGVNWVNSCQTDPEVAKLVEKNKAKFAGTEIKGKKLGVIGLGAIGILVANAANKLEMDVCGYDPYISVEHAWRLSKYIKPIKNTEEIYRECDFITIHVPLTDSNRGMLNKQAFEQMKDGVIILNFSRDTLVDEEALIEALKTGKVAKYVTDFPNPKVCGVEGVIAIPHLGASTAESEENCAVMAVEQIMNYLEHGNIKNSVNFPNCDMGVCNQAGRIAINHKNIPNMLGQFTSTLAKENVNISDLMNKSKGSYAYTLIDIETPAAPEMITKLKEIDGVLKVRVIK; encoded by the coding sequence ATGTTCAAAATCAATTGCCTGAATAATATTTCTCAAGCGGGTTTAAAACTGTTCACGGAGCACTATGTTGATGTGGACCGCTATGAAGATGCCAACGGCATCCTCGTCCGCAGTACCTCTATGCATGATCTGGAACTGACCCCTAATATTGAAGCCATTGCCCGGGCCGGGGCCGGAGTCAATAATATCCCCCTTGATAAATGCGCAGAAAAAGGCATCGTTGTCTTCAACACCCCCGGCGCCAATGCCAATGGAGTGAAAGAGATGGTGATCGCCACCATGATTATGGCCGCCCGGAATCTGGTGGGAGGAGTGAATTGGGTGAACTCCTGTCAGACGGATCCTGAAGTAGCCAAACTGGTGGAAAAGAATAAAGCCAAGTTTGCCGGAACAGAGATCAAAGGCAAGAAATTGGGGGTCATTGGTTTAGGTGCTATCGGTATCTTAGTGGCCAATGCCGCCAATAAACTGGAAATGGATGTCTGCGGCTATGACCCTTATATCTCTGTTGAACACGCCTGGAGGCTCTCCAAATATATCAAACCGATTAAGAATACGGAAGAAATCTATCGGGAATGCGACTTTATTACCATCCATGTCCCCTTAACCGATTCCAACCGCGGCATGCTCAATAAACAAGCCTTTGAGCAAATGAAGGACGGCGTGATCATCTTGAATTTCTCCCGGGATACTCTGGTGGATGAAGAGGCCCTGATTGAAGCTCTGAAGACTGGAAAAGTTGCCAAATATGTGACAGACTTCCCCAATCCTAAGGTCTGCGGAGTGGAAGGTGTCATCGCCATTCCCCATCTGGGAGCATCCACGGCGGAATCCGAAGAAAATTGTGCAGTCATGGCTGTAGAGCAAATCATGAATTACCTTGAGCATGGCAACATCAAGAATTCCGTGAATTTCCCCAATTGCGATATGGGAGTATGCAACCAAGCCGGACGGATCGCCATCAATCATAAAAATATTCCCAATATGCTGGGCCAATTCACCTCTACCTTAGCTAAAGAGAATGTCAATATTTCGGACTTAATGAACAAAAGCAAAGGCTCCTATGCCTACACCCTCATCGATATCGAAACCCCCGCTGCCCCGGAAATGATCACCAAACTCAAAGAAATCGACGGCGTTCTGAAAGTCCGTGTTATCAAATAG